A region from the Plasmodium chabaudi chabaudi strain AS genome assembly, chromosome: 2 genome encodes:
- a CDS encoding cysteine desulfurase, putative, protein MKVFKIAKTLNPQSSNIFNKLNKCSETACFKNNLKHNYTSVVNSNENVFNKNGCHNHRKFNSKADNDEVTTEGEGNEIKMKIPKSSENLKNDTPNDNLDILNTINNALNDQKNNDNFNKLNKKIELIANFMSKEKEKKMNRFYLDSQATTMIDPRVLDKMMPYMTYIYGNAHSRNHFFGWESEQAVEDARANIIKLLNGTNNKEIIFTSGATESNNLALIGTCTYYNKLNNKKNHIITSQIEHKCILQTCRYLQTKGFEVTYLKPDTNGLIKLEDFKNCIKENTILASFIYVNNEIGVIQDIENIGKICKENNIIFHTDASQAVGKIQIDVQKMNIDLLSLSSHKLYGPKGVGALYIKRKKPNIRLNAIIHGGGQERGLRSGTLPTHLVVGLGEAANICLSEMDRDNQKMHFFFNYVKNYISKNLDYIVFNGCQTNRYFGNMNISFLFVEGESLLMSLNDIALSSGSACTSSTLEPSYVLRSIGITEEIAHTSIRIGFNRFTTFFEVQQLCNNLVKSVKRLRSISPLYEAELEKNTSGDYPKFIWT, encoded by the coding sequence atgaAAGTCTTTAAGATTGCAAAAACTCTGAACCCTCAGAGTAgtaacatatttaataaattaaataaatgtagTGAAACAGCatgctttaaaaataatttaaaacataacTATACATCCGTTGTAAATAGtaatgaaaatgttttCAACAAAAACGGATGTCATAATCATCGAAAATTTAATAGTAAAGCAGATAACGATGAAGTGACGACTGAGGGGGAAGGTAATGAAATCAAAATGAAGATACCTAAATCTTcagaaaatttaaagaatGATACCCCAAATGATAATTTGGATATACTAAATACAATTAATAACGCCCTTAATGATcagaaaaataatgacaATTTCAACAaacttaataaaaaaatagaattaaTTGCCAATTTTATGagtaaagaaaaagaaaaaaagatgaatCGATTTTATTTAGATAGTCAAGCAACAACAATGATAGATCCAAGAGTTTTAGATAAAATGATGCCATATAtgacatacatatatggtAATGCACATTCTcgaaatcatttttttggcTGGGAATCCGAACAAGCAGTAGAAGATGCAAGAGCTAATATTATCAAACTTTTAAATGGaactaataataaagaaataatttttacatCTGGAGCAACAGAAAGTAATAACCTAGCCTTAATAGGAACATGCACCTACTAcaacaaattaaataataaaaaaaatcatattatAACATCACAAATTGAacataaatgtatattacAAACATGTAGATATTTACAAACAAAAGGTTTTGAAGTAACTTATTTAAAACCAGATACAAATGGTTTAATCAAATTAGAAgactttaaaaattgtataaaagaaaatactATACTAGcctcttttatatatgtaaacaATGAAATAGGTGTCATACAagatattgaaaatattggaaaaatttgtaaagaaaataatatcataTTTCATACTGATGCATCTCAAGCAGTTggaaaaatacaaattgatgtacaaaaaatgaatatagaCTTGTTATCTTTATCTAGccataaattatatggtCCTAAGGGTGTTGgtgcattatatattaaaagaaaaaaaccaAATATAAGATTGAATGCGATTATTCATGGAGGTGGACAAGAAAGAGGATTACGATCTGGGACTTTACCAACACATCTAGTTGTTGGATTAGGAGAAGCAGCAAACATATGTTTATCAGAAATGGATAGAGACaatcaaaaaatgcatttcttttttaattatgtaaaaaattatatatcaaaGAATTTAGATTATATTGTATTTAATGGATGTCAAACAAATAGATATTTTggaaatatgaatatatcctttttatttgttgaAGGAGAAAGTTTATTAATGTCACTAAATGATATAGCATTAAGTTCGGGTTCAGCATGCACATCTAGCACATTAGAACCCAGTTATGTGTTAAGGTCTATTGGAATCACAGAGGAAATTGCTCACACATCTATACGAATTGGCTTTAATAGATTTACAACATTTTTTGAAGTACAACAATTATGTAACAATTTAGTAAAATCTGTTAAAAGGTTAAGAAGCATTTCACCTTTATACGAAGCAGAATTAGAAAAGAATACATCTGGTGATTATccaaaatttatatggacctaa
- a CDS encoding DNA (cytosine-5)-methyltransferase, putative → MENVRALELYSGIGGFHYSVLQTLINYVHSSHVDVKNMNNGITSNDSESTSPDDISKKLKNVVHFISIDLNPIANETYYHNFKENTIYLTNKKDINKFFKNAYNPLNTQTSSIILKSETKKYKEEKDISQNKNTNPSNNYIGNKIKNDDRRYNKFGDSNFMSDLNNKDYILQTDINNLTAEFFDRFKFYILLISNPCQPYTRLNKNFKEVKLTQLYNENNHVNNYVNNYVNKECQKEKPNDNLNECHSFNNRSGNSHNDNNSHSEGEEIDQTDFLNNLKIDDTINPFDIEKDKRTYSFFHVCNLLKNMNANSLPKYIFIENVKNFELSFSFLYFINSIKNNYNFQTYLLSPLQFGIPNERLRFYCICKRKDNNSDDNDLESKQNEQNSFLSYSNSLKPRKFLPLKKKNENTSPMFYTPNLATFLDHNKKYFITSPKLNIVNILNEKLQDFEITKNILQKQSAYCFDIIDINKNENICCFEANNYYNEKNNFINNSHNQNNNLKVTNNFKQLHATCFTSNYARFINGSGSILYFNNKDEQNTPTPLQNYYDQLRKNDIPASQNINLAVHNKNNYNIEENEIKKYENQVRYFTPTEICRLMGYKMHTNKLTDFNQIDKNIYGNIYWNIDHINHVCAYTGNTHYCDITGTNTCILNSNNNDVPINNRRNSKQNYIQNNSCLCHEFQFQDLLTNKQKYKLIGNSVNVTVISLIFQTYNVFKDILNI, encoded by the coding sequence ATGGAAAATGTTCGAGCTTTAGAACTTTATAGTGGGATAGGAGGTTTTCACTATAGTGTTTTACAAACcctaataaattatgtcCATTCTTCACATGTggatgtaaaaaatatgaacaatgGTATTACATCAAACGACAGTGAAAGCACTTCTCCTGATGATAtctcaaaaaaattaaaaaatgttgttCACTTTATTTCAATAGATCTAAATCCAATTGCAAATGAAAcatattatcataattttaaagaaaatacaatttatttaaccaataaaaaagatataaataagttttttaaaaatgcatataatcCTTTAAACACTCAGACTTCTTCAATTATACTAAAATcggaaacaaaaaaatataaagaggAAAAAGATATCagtcaaaataaaaacactAATCCtagtaataattatatcggcaataaaattaaaaatgatgatcgTCGCTACAACAAATTTGGAGACTCTAATTTTATGTCTGATTTAAACAATAAGGATTATATTCTTCAAactgatataaataacttAACTGCTGAATTTTTTGACCGCTTtaaattttacattttattgATATCAAATCCGTGTCAACCATATACAAGgctaaacaaaaattttaaagaagTGAAATTAACtcaattatataatgaaaataatcatgtaaataattatgtaaataattatgtaaataaagaatGCCAAAAGGAAAAGCCAAATGATAATCTAAATGAATGCCATTCTTTTAACAACAGATCAGGCAACAGCCACAATGACAATAATAGCCATAGTGAAGGTGAAGAAATCGATCAAActgattttttaaataacttGAAGATTGATGATACAATAAACCCTTTCGATATTGAAAAAGACAAAAGAACATATAGTTTTTTTCATGTATGTAATTtgctaaaaaatatgaatgctAATAGTTTAcctaaatatatatttattgaaaacgttaaaaattttgaattatcattttcttttttatattttataaattctattaaaaataattataattttcaaacaTATCTCCTTTCCCCGTTACAATTTGGAATACCAAATGAGCGTCTTCGTTTTTACTGTATATGCAAGAGAAAAGATAATAACAGTGATGATAACGATTTAGAAAGTAAACAGAATGAACAAAATAGCTTCCTATCATACTCCAATTCATTAAAACCTCGTAAATTTTTaccattaaaaaaaaaaaatgaaaacacCTCTCCCATGTTTTACACACCAAATCTAGCTACTTTTCTTgatcataataaaaaatattttataacatccccaaaattaaatatagtaaatattttgaatgaaaaattacaaGACTTTGAAATTACTAAGAACATACTTCAAAAACAATCAGCTTATTGTTTTGATATtattgatataaataaaaatgaaaatatttgttgttttgaagcaaataattattataacgaaaaaaacaactttataaataattctcataatcaaaataacaatttaaaGGTGACAAATAATTTCAAGCAATTACATGCTACCTGTTTTACATCCAATTATGCAAGATTCATAAACGGTTCGGGCTCGatcttatattttaataataaagacgAACAAAATACACCAACACCcttacaaaattattatgaccagttaagaaaaaatgacATTCCAGCTAGCCAAAATATCAACCTTGCCgttcataataaaaataattataatatcgaagaaaatgaaataaaaaaatacgaaaATCAAGTTCGATATTTTACACCAACAGAAATATGTAGATTAATGGGTTATAAAAtgcatacaaataaattaactGATTTTAAtcaaattgataaaaatatttatgggAATATATACTGGAATATTGATCACATTAATCATGTGTGTGCATACACAGGCAATACTCATTATTGTGATATAACGGGTACTAATACGTGCATattaaattcaaataataatgatgtaCCTATAAATAATAGGAGGAATagtaaacaaaattatattcaaaataattcatgTTTATGTCATGAATTTCAATTTCAAGACCTTTTaacaaataaacaaaaatataaattaataggAAATTCTGTTAATGTTACCGTTATATCTCTAATTTTTCAAACCTACAATGTTTTTAAAgacattttgaatatttaa
- a CDS encoding proteasome subunit alpha type-5, putative, whose translation MFSTRSEYDRGVNTFSPEGRLFQVEYALGAIKLGSTAIGICVDDGVILASERRIASPLIEKDSIEKLLPIDDHIGCAMSGLMADARTLIDHARVECNHYKFVYNENINIKSCVELISELALDFSNLSDSKRKKIMSRPFGVALLIGGVDKNGPCLWYTEPSGTNTRFLAASIGSAQEGAELLLQENYNKNMSFQEAEILALTVLRQVMEDKLSSSNVEIAAIKKSDQTFYKYKPDDITKIIDSLPSPIYPTIDMTA comes from the exons ATGTTTTCAACAAG aaGCGAATATGACAGAGGGGTAAACACCTTCTCTCCAGAAGGTAGACTCTTTCAAGTAGAATATGCATTAGGAGCTATAAAG CTTGGCAGTACCGCTATAGGCATATGCGTAGATGATGGAGTAATTTTAGCATCGGAAAGAAGAATTGCTTCCCCTTTAATAGAGAAAGATTctatagaaaaattattacctATTGATGATCATATAGGATGTGCAATGAGTGGATTGATGGCAGATGCAAGAACATTGATTGATCATGCAAGAGTAGAATGCAatcattataaatttgtatataatgagaacataaatataaaatcttGTGTAGAATTAATTTCTGAATTAGCATTagatttttcaaatttatcaGATtctaaaagaaaaaaaattatgagcAGACCTTTTGGTGTTGCTTTATTAATAGGAGGTGTCGATAAGAATGGTCCATGCTTATGGTATACAGAACCTTCTGGAACGAATACCCGATTTTTAGCTGCATCTATTGGATCAGCACAAGAAGGTGcagaattattattacaagaaaattataataaaaatatgagtTTTCAAGAGGCAGAAATTTTAGCCCTTACTGTATTAAGACAAGTAATGGAAGATAAATTATCATCCTCAAATGTTGAAATAGCTGCAATCAAAAAATCAGAtcaaacattttataaatacaaaccAGATGATATTACGAAAATTATTGATTCATTACCTTCTCCAATATACCCAACAATTGATATGACAGCATAA
- a CDS encoding mTERF domain-containing protein, putative, with protein MNSYYYYLLCFVIICFNSFVCNIISCKTTYNSNSTKGDKPMLLKGRTNSPVKFKAMQKTNNAKNANLYYLGTNMFITSAYQPLKTHHKIYKDINGSNKKVKRNTKWKYKILKATDKQINNLKKIKNIDNTILGSNFHDKEDEIIDQIPDKFLNAFKWALEFKLKNFNCKFARITKLAKKNNEQLKSLDNYAIGYKENLLAMLQNDKNFFVNIVKKLKSKDYFNFDIYSIFKFINIDIRFLFNPDCHDESAIFFLIFGNLDKSINYFIDNKHTVNFDQMPKDPNYDTQENGKPHMSIRERKRLLRIQKKLAREEKRRLYNERLAISAENQNPGNQSGGEESEGDKNVGDQNVGDQKEGENNVDDIANQTNERQMEKESITKVDIRKTSSLDEKLSFFLKYYKELEYFFTNHFKNGDEIKNFFETCNKEEDKIIKEEISFNSEGEQIINKKEIIKNGLNLEMIKKVIKTSPRLSLINKNTLAKRIAHYRNEVNYTYDELMDILYNLPQFYSFGNLKKKYNELLNLHQSIKDEDLNKLIKIYPRIFTYNIYRTIRPKLLYLIRHLNKTFTDSISFPQYYSYSFRLRIIPRHVAYMSLYYDDYIKYYKELLKKYNYADFNNKFNSLVYNSNIPPINLKKLLQTSNKEFIEYYKIPYYQFVKSTQLAKNIQNPFIIY; from the coding sequence ATGAATAGCTATTACTATTACCTGCTATGCTTTGtaattatatgttttaattcGTTTGTGTGTAACATTATAAGTTGCAAAACTACTTACAATAGCAATAGTACTAAGGGGGACAAGCCAATGCTATTAAAGGGGAGAACAAATAGTCCCGTAAAATTCAAGGCAATGCAAAAAACGaataatgcaaaaaatgCAAACTTATATTACTTAGGGacaaatatgtttattacaTCAGCATATCAGCCGCTTAAAACCCatcacaaaatatataaagatataaatggaagtaataaaaaagttaaaaggaatacaaaatggaaatataaaatattaaaagcaACAGATAAACagattaataatttaaaaaaaattaaaaatattgataacACTATATTAGGTAGCAATTTTCATGATAAAGAAGATGAAATTATAGATCAGATTCCAgacaaatttttaaatgcttTTAAGTGGGCTTTagaatttaaattaaaaaattttaattgtaaATTTGCAAGAATAACTAAGCTagccaaaaaaaataatgaacaaTTAAAATCGCTAGATAATTATGCAATAggatataaagaaaatttattagcAATGCtacaaaatgataaaaatttctttgtaaatatagttaaaaaattaaaatcaaaagattattttaatttcgaTATTTATTCgattttcaaatttattaatatagaCATAaggtttttatttaatccAGATTGCCATGATGAGTCCgctatcttttttttaattttcggAAACCTTGATAAAtctattaattattttatcgaTAATAAACACACAGTTAATTTTGATCAAATGCCAAAGGACCCCAATTATGATACTCAAGAAAATGGAAAACCACATATGAGTATAAGGGAAAGAAAACGATTACTTagaatacaaaaaaaactagCTAGAGAAGAGAAAAGAAGGCTCTACAATGAGCGCCTCGCCATCTCCGCAGAAAACCAAAATCCAGGCAACCAAAGCGGAGGAGAAGAAAGTGAAGGCGATAAAAATGTAGGCGACCAAAATGTAGGCGACCAAAAGGAAGGCGAAAATAATGTCGACGACATAGCCAACCAGACTAACGAAAGACAAATGGAAAAAGAGAGCATAACAAAAGTGGACATAAGAAAAACATCGAGCTTAGATGAAAAATTGTCATTCTTTCTTAAGTACTACAAAGAAttggaatatttttttacaaatcattttaaaaatggtgatgaaataaaaaacttttttGAAACATGCAATAAAGAGgaagataaaataataaaggaaGAAATCAGTTTTAATTCAGAGGGagaacaaattataaataaaaaagaaataataaaaaacggtttaaatttagaaatgataaaaaaagtaattaAGACATCTCCTAGATTatcattaataaataaaaatacgtTAGCCAAAAGAATAGCACATTATAGAAATGAAGttaattatacatatgatGAACTTAtggatatattatataacttACCTCAATTTTATTCGTTTggaaatttaaaaaaaaaatataacgaGCTATTAAATTTACATCAATCAATAAAAGATGAAGACTTAAATaaacttataaaaatatatcctagaatatttacatataatatttatagaacTATAAGACCTAAATTGTTATATCTAATTAGACATCTAAATAAAACTTTTACTGATTCTATTTCATTTCCACAATATTATAGTTACAGTTTTAGATTAAGAATAATACCAAGACATGTTGCATATATGAGTTTATATTATGatgattatattaaatattataaagaattattaaaaaaatataactatGCAGAtttcaataataaatttaatagttTAGTTTATAATTCTAATATACCTccaattaatttaaaaaagttattacAAACATCCAATAAAGAGTTTATTgaatattacaaaatacCTTATTATCAATTTGTCAAATCTACACAGCTAGccaaaaatatacaaaatccatttatcatatattaa